From Maylandia zebra isolate NMK-2024a linkage group LG11, Mzebra_GT3a, whole genome shotgun sequence, one genomic window encodes:
- the LOC101472894 gene encoding cysteine-rich venom protein ablomin produces MVQAEIVDVHNAFRRAVQPSASDMLIMSYSEEVAASAQAWVDQCILDHGAPSTRLLNGYHLGENLFYSSSLKSWTDVINAWHSEVEHYNYPTGSTNGKSIGHYTQVIWNSSYKVGCGATLCPNNIYYYGCHYYRAGNFRRWAPYTPGSPCGSCPNNCVDKLCNNPCPYIDHYINCPILKNTTGCSNELVKAWCPASCTCTTEIIPIG; encoded by the exons ATGGTTCAGGCTGAGATCGTAGACGTGCACAATGCGTTCAGGAGAGCGGTTCAGCCTTCGGCGTCTGACATGCTGATAATG aGCTATAGTGAGGAGGTAGCAGCCAGTGCTCAGGCTTGGGTTGATCAGTGTATTCTGGATCATGGAGCACCCAGCACCCGCCTGCTCAATG GATATCACTTGGGCGAGAATCTGTTCTATTCATCTTCTCTTAAGTCGTGGACTGATGTCATCAATGCGTGGCATAGTGAGGTAGAACACTACAATTACCCCACTGGATCCACCAATGGAAAATCTATTGGTCACTATACACAG GTCATATGGAACAGCTCATACAAAGTTGGCTGTGGAGCAACGCTGTGCCCTAACAACATCTATTACTATGGCTGCCATTATTATCGCGC AGGAAACTTCAGGCGATGGGCGCCTTACACACCGGGATCTCCATGTGGCTCCTGTCCTAACAACTGTGTGGACAAACTCTGCA acAACCCCTGTCCATATATAGACCATTACATCAACTGTCCAATCTTGAAAAACACCACTGGATGCAGTAATGAGCTGGTGAAGGCTTGGTGCCCTGCTTCATGCACATGCACCACCGAGATCATTCCAATAGGCTAA